In the Terriglobia bacterium genome, one interval contains:
- the rpmJ gene encoding 50S ribosomal protein L36 — protein MKVRASVKKICDKCKIVHRKGVVRVICENSKHKQRQG, from the coding sequence ATGAAGGTTCGGGCATCGGTAAAGAAAATCTGTGACAAGTGCAAGATCGTGCACCGCAAAGGCGTGGTGCGTGTGATCTGCGAGAACTCGAAACACAAACAAAGACAAGGTTAA
- the rpsM gene encoding 30S ribosomal protein S13 — protein MARISGVDLPRNKHVNIALTYIYGIGNSRSTRLLATAKVEPMKKVQDLNEDEVNRIRQAIEAEGDVEGDLRKDISMHIKRLIEIGSYRGYRHRRNLPVRGQRTHTNARTRKGPRKGTVANKKKTAAKT, from the coding sequence ATGGCACGCATTTCAGGCGTTGATCTTCCGCGCAACAAGCATGTGAACATCGCGCTGACGTATATCTACGGCATTGGCAACTCGCGTTCCACGCGGCTTCTGGCCACGGCGAAGGTCGAGCCCATGAAGAAAGTCCAGGACCTGAACGAGGACGAAGTCAACCGCATACGCCAGGCTATTGAAGCCGAAGGCGACGTGGAAGGTGATCTGCGCAAAGACATTTCCATGCACATTAAGCGGCTGATTGAAATTGGTTCGTACCGTGGCTATCGTCATCGCCGCAACCTGCCCGTACGCGGACAGCGCACACACACCAATGCGCGCACCCGCAAAGGCCCGCGCAAAGGCACGGTCGCGAACAAGAAGAAGACGGCGGCGAAAACCTAG
- the rpsK gene encoding 30S ribosomal protein S11 yields the protein MAKATAAPGTGATGTKGKKKVFKKKERKNVPHGVAFIQASFNNTIVTITDSEGKTLAWKSSGSLGFRGSRKGTPFAAQQAASNAASQARDHGMRSVEVRVNGPGSGRESAIRALAAAGLDVKTIKDVTPIPHNGCRPPKRRRV from the coding sequence ATGGCAAAAGCAACAGCAGCACCGGGCACCGGCGCGACCGGAACAAAAGGCAAGAAAAAAGTTTTCAAGAAGAAAGAGCGCAAGAACGTTCCGCATGGCGTGGCGTTCATTCAGGCGTCTTTCAACAACACCATTGTGACCATCACGGACAGTGAAGGCAAAACTTTGGCGTGGAAGAGTTCCGGTTCGCTGGGCTTCCGCGGGTCGCGTAAAGGCACTCCGTTTGCCGCGCAGCAGGCTGCCAGCAATGCCGCCAGCCAGGCGCGCGATCATGGCATGCGTTCTGTTGAAGTGCGCGTGAATGGCCCGGGATCAGGACGTGAGTCGGCAATTCGCGCTCTGGCAGCCGCAGGGCTGGACGTGAAGACGATTAAGGACGTGACGCCCATTCCGCACAACGGATGCCGTCCGCCAAAGCGCAGACGCGTTTGA
- the rpsD gene encoding 30S ribosomal protein S4, with the protein MARYKGAVCRLCRREGMKLFLKGAKCFTDKCPVEKRNFAPGQHGKDRKAKVVGYGLQLREKQKTKRMYFTLENQFRNYFEKAARKPGVTGELLLQQLERRLDNVVYRLGFATSRRQSRQIVRHGHIDVNGRRVNIPSFQVSAGDEIQVRDKAKKFTVIEGARDYSSHQPVVGWLEVDRDNLKGRVLSLPKREDINAPVNEQLIVELYSK; encoded by the coding sequence ATGGCACGTTATAAAGGTGCAGTATGCCGTCTTTGCCGTCGCGAAGGCATGAAATTGTTCTTAAAAGGGGCCAAGTGTTTCACTGACAAGTGCCCCGTGGAAAAGCGCAACTTTGCTCCCGGCCAGCATGGCAAGGACCGCAAGGCCAAGGTCGTAGGCTATGGCTTGCAGCTGCGGGAAAAGCAGAAGACCAAGCGCATGTATTTCACCCTGGAAAACCAGTTCCGCAACTACTTTGAGAAAGCCGCGCGCAAGCCGGGTGTCACCGGTGAACTGCTCCTGCAACAACTGGAGCGCCGGCTGGACAATGTAGTTTACCGGCTGGGCTTTGCCACGTCGCGCCGCCAGTCGCGGCAGATTGTGCGCCACGGCCACATTGACGTGAACGGACGCCGTGTGAATATTCCATCGTTCCAGGTGAGCGCCGGAGACGAGATCCAGGTGCGCGACAAGGCCAAGAAATTCACGGTGATTGAGGGTGCGCGCGATTATTCGAGCCACCAGCCTGTAGTCGGATGGCTGGAAGTGGACCGCGACAACCTGAAGGGCCGCGTTTTGTCACTGCCGAAGAGAGAAGACATCAATGCGCCGGTCAATGAACAGTTGATCGTCGAACTGTATTCGAAATAG
- a CDS encoding DNA-directed RNA polymerase subunit alpha → MVLWRGFQKPKRLATDTETLTDKYGRFYAQPFERGFGTTIGNALRRVLLSSIEGAAVTAVKIEGVLHEFQSIPGVVEDATDIILNLKQVPFKLNGDGPKAIYLKAEQPGVVTSAMIEADGDVEILDKNVYIATVSEGGKLDMEMRLKRGRGYVAADKNFDEDLGLGFIPIDSVHSPVRKCNYTVEAARLGQITDYDKLDIEIWTNGSIAPADALGLAAKLLKDHMTIFINFEEELETESRGEEKPLIKNENLNRSVEELELSVRSYNCLKNANIQSIGELVQKTEAEMLKTKNFGRKSLNEIKEILASMGLSLGMKIDDQGNAVPGPTSQMPSAVSMGGGVLDDVGGDGQEF, encoded by the coding sequence ATGGTTCTATGGAGAGGTTTCCAAAAACCCAAACGTCTTGCCACCGATACCGAGACGCTCACCGATAAATACGGCCGCTTTTACGCTCAGCCTTTTGAGCGTGGATTCGGCACAACTATTGGCAACGCCCTGCGGCGCGTACTGCTGTCATCCATTGAAGGCGCGGCCGTAACCGCCGTGAAAATTGAAGGCGTGCTGCATGAATTTCAATCGATTCCCGGCGTTGTTGAAGACGCAACTGACATCATTCTTAACCTGAAGCAGGTCCCGTTCAAGCTGAACGGCGACGGTCCTAAAGCTATTTACCTGAAAGCCGAGCAGCCGGGTGTGGTCACCAGCGCCATGATTGAGGCGGATGGCGACGTGGAAATCCTGGACAAGAATGTTTACATTGCCACGGTTTCTGAAGGCGGCAAGCTGGACATGGAAATGCGCCTGAAGCGCGGTCGCGGCTATGTGGCAGCCGACAAGAACTTTGACGAAGACCTGGGTCTTGGCTTCATCCCGATCGATTCTGTACACTCACCGGTGCGCAAGTGCAATTACACGGTGGAAGCGGCCCGCCTGGGACAGATCACCGATTACGACAAACTCGATATCGAAATCTGGACCAACGGCTCCATTGCCCCGGCTGACGCGCTGGGTCTGGCGGCGAAGCTGCTCAAGGACCACATGACTATCTTCATCAATTTTGAAGAGGAGTTAGAGACGGAGTCGCGTGGTGAAGAGAAGCCGCTGATCAAGAATGAAAACCTGAACCGTTCCGTTGAAGAGCTGGAGCTTTCCGTGCGCAGTTACAACTGCCTGAAGAACGCGAATATCCAGTCAATCGGCGAGCTGGTGCAGAAGACGGAAGCGGAGATGCTCAAGACCAAGAACTTTGGCCGCAAGTCGCTCAATGAGATCAAGGAAATCCTTGCTTCCATGGGCCTCTCGCTGGGCATGAAGATTGACGATCAGGGCAACGCCGTTCCCGGACCCACCAGCCAGATGCCGTCCGCAGTGTCTATGGGCGGCGGTGTTCTGGATGACGTTGGCGGCGACGGGCAGGAATTCTAG
- the rplQ gene encoding 50S ribosomal protein L17, whose protein sequence is MRHQRHTKKLGRNTSHRRALLRNLVTSLIMEERLETTPAKAKAMRPHVEKMITLGKRGDLSARRLAGSYLMTRESVSRLFETVAPRFGDRSGGYLRIIHKGWRQGDGAATCYIELLGSEKVIEAKRAKRAEIRTKRQEEVRKQMEEEQAAAAAEQGGGEEEKK, encoded by the coding sequence ATGCGTCACCAGAGACACACGAAGAAACTCGGACGTAACACCAGCCATCGGCGCGCGCTGCTGCGCAACCTGGTGACCTCACTCATCATGGAAGAGCGGCTTGAAACCACCCCGGCCAAGGCCAAAGCCATGCGTCCGCACGTGGAAAAGATGATCACACTGGGCAAGCGCGGAGACCTTTCCGCGCGGCGTCTGGCGGGCAGCTACCTGATGACGCGTGAATCGGTGAGCCGGCTGTTTGAAACCGTGGCGCCGCGTTTTGGCGACAGAAGCGGCGGCTACCTGCGCATCATCCACAAAGGATGGCGGCAGGGCGATGGCGCAGCAACCTGCTACATCGAGTTACTGGGCAGTGAAAAGGTGATTGAGGCCAAGCGCGCCAAACGGGCAGAGATCCGCACCAAGCGCCAGGAAGAAGTCCGCAAGCAGATGGAAGAAGAGCAGGCAGCTGCGGCCGCTGAACAAGGCGGCGGCGAGGAAGAAAAGAAGTAG